One genomic region from Magallana gigas chromosome 3, xbMagGiga1.1, whole genome shotgun sequence encodes:
- the LOC105340450 gene encoding ras-related protein Rab-34: MSAGRTILTNNVAKDRMITKFPQAFHPDATPYQKMNFHPKVRQACGENRTGRVGLKICKAVLVGDVSVGKTSLVNRFCHDVFDRDYKATIGVDFEVEKFSVLSVPFTLQIWDTAGQERFKCIAASYYRGTNVVMVVFDLSDERSLSNASRWMADACENADEPVKFLVGTKKDKLSPAAYENVERRAAEVARTLGAEYWAVSSKSGENVNDYFFRVVCLTFEAAVLRELESSPTQTKHIGNDLIKMEKNDLYEEKRKKSIKCCNA, from the exons ATGTCAGCGGGAAGAACAATTCTTACAAACAATGTGGCCAAAGACAGGATGATTACAAAATTTCCACAG GCATTTCATCCAGATGCGACAccatatcagaaaatgaatTTTCACCCAAAAGTGAGACAGGCTTGTGGAGAAAATCGAACAGGGCGTGTGGG GTTGAAAATTTGTAAAGCTGTCTTGGTTGGAGATGTCTCTGTTGGGAAAACAAGCTTAGTTAACAG ATTTTGCCATGATGTCTTTGATCGGGACTACAAGGCAACCATAGGCGTGGACTTTGAAGTGGAGAAGTTCTCTGTGCTGTCTGTACCGTTCACTCTCCAAAT CTGGGACACAGCAGGGCAGGAAAGGTTTAAATGTATTGCTGCTTCCTACTACAGAGGAACCAATG TTGTGATGGTAGTTTTTGACTTGAGTGATGAGCGGTCTTTATCAAATGCCTCACGCTGGATGGCCGATGCCTGCGAGAATGCAGACGAACCTGTTAAATTTCTGGTCGGAACCAAAAAGGATAAACTG TCCCCAGCTGCTTATGAGAATGTAGAAAGGAGGGCAGCTGAAGTGGCAAGGACCCTGGGAGCTGAGTACTGGGCAGTGTCCTCTAAATCAG GAGAGAATGTGAATGACTATTTTTTTCGAGTTGTATGTTTGACATTTGAGGCAGCAGTGCTCAGAGAGCTAGAGTCCAGTCCAACACAGACAAAACATATTGGAAATGACTTAATTA AAATGGAGAAAAATGActtatatgaagaaaaaaggaaaaagtctaTAAAATGCTGCAATGCTTAG